A genomic segment from Mucilaginibacter terrenus encodes:
- a CDS encoding aldehyde dehydrogenase (NADP(+)) — METRNLVGYQHVKGGKAFRAINPASGLELDAEFNAASLADVDKAMQLAAEAFEIYSLKSGAIKAAFLRSIAQEIDNLGDQLIEQAMAESGLPAQRLQGERGRTTGQLNMYADLLEEGSWVEAVIDTAIPDRQPLPRADIRKMMVPIGPAVVFGASNFPMAFSVAGGDTCSALASGCPVVVKAHPAHPGTSALVAEAVRKAAEANGLPEGVFSHLYDDGYVIGEALVKHPKTKIATFTGSFKGGMALVKMAQEREEPIPVFAEMGSINPILLLPKALENRTAELAKLSAAITNNAGQFCTQPGLLLAIKSQALDNFKTQLASAITEIGSSTMLTPGIYQNFCKLTNGVLADDAVSVLVKSNKVDAEKSNQGTPLATEISASAFLANDKFKEEVFGPYTMLVVADNAAQLEQIVDSLQGQLTASIMAEKEELASYKSITNKLAKLAGRVILNGPPTGVEVGNAIQHGGPFPSTSDSRFTSVGTAAIKRFVRPVCWQNWEHDLLPEELQDNNPLNILRLVNNEWTR; from the coding sequence ATGGAGACAAGAAATTTAGTAGGTTACCAGCATGTTAAAGGCGGCAAGGCATTTAGGGCAATAAACCCGGCCAGCGGTTTGGAGTTAGATGCAGAATTTAATGCCGCAAGTTTAGCAGATGTTGATAAAGCTATGCAATTGGCTGCAGAAGCATTTGAAATATATAGTTTAAAAAGCGGTGCCATAAAGGCTGCTTTCCTGCGCAGCATTGCACAAGAAATTGATAATCTTGGTGATCAGCTGATAGAACAGGCTATGGCGGAAAGTGGTTTGCCTGCTCAGCGGCTGCAAGGCGAGCGGGGCCGTACTACCGGCCAACTTAACATGTACGCCGATTTGTTAGAAGAAGGCAGTTGGGTAGAAGCCGTAATTGATACCGCTATACCAGACAGGCAGCCTTTGCCCCGTGCAGATATCCGTAAAATGATGGTGCCGATAGGGCCCGCAGTGGTATTTGGTGCCAGTAATTTTCCTATGGCATTTTCTGTTGCCGGTGGTGATACTTGTTCTGCTTTGGCATCTGGTTGCCCGGTGGTGGTAAAAGCCCATCCTGCACACCCGGGTACAAGCGCGCTGGTTGCAGAAGCCGTAAGAAAAGCTGCCGAAGCTAACGGCCTACCAGAAGGGGTGTTCTCTCACTTGTATGATGACGGATATGTTATTGGCGAAGCATTGGTTAAGCATCCTAAAACCAAGATCGCAACCTTTACAGGTTCTTTTAAAGGTGGAATGGCGTTGGTGAAAATGGCGCAGGAACGTGAAGAACCTATCCCGGTTTTTGCTGAAATGGGCAGCATCAATCCAATACTTCTACTTCCGAAAGCCTTGGAAAACCGCACAGCTGAACTGGCTAAACTATCAGCAGCAATAACAAACAACGCAGGTCAGTTTTGTACACAACCAGGGTTACTGCTGGCTATAAAGTCGCAGGCACTGGACAACTTTAAAACACAACTTGCTTCTGCAATTACCGAGATCGGTTCATCAACAATGCTTACACCAGGTATTTACCAGAACTTTTGTAAGCTGACCAACGGAGTGCTGGCCGATGATGCAGTAAGCGTTTTGGTAAAGTCAAATAAGGTTGATGCTGAAAAATCAAACCAAGGCACTCCGCTGGCAACAGAGATAAGTGCGTCGGCTTTCCTGGCTAACGACAAGTTTAAAGAAGAGGTTTTCGGCCCATACACCATGTTGGTTGTGGCTGATAATGCAGCACAGTTGGAGCAAATAGTAGATTCTTTGCAAGGCCAGTTAACGGCTTCTATTATGGCCGAGAAAGAAGAACTGGCGAGTTACAAAAGCATAACAAATAAACTTGCAAAACTTGCAGGCAGGGTGATACTTAATGGTCCGCCTACGGGTGTGGAGGTGGGTAACGCTATACAACATGGTGGCCCGTTCCCTTCTACGTCAGATAGTCGCTTCACTTCTGTAGGTACGGCAGCTATCAAGCGTTTTGTGCGGCCTGTATGCTGGCAGAACTGGGAGCATGATCTTTTGCCCGAAGAGTTACAGGACAACAACCCGCTGAATATTTTGAGGCTGGTAAATAATGAATGGACCAGATAG
- a CDS encoding 4-hydroxyproline epimerase, which translates to MNKTFFCIDAHTCGNPVRLVAGGGPNLEGANMSEKRQHFLREYDWIRKGLMFEPRGHDMMSGSILYPPHDPQNDVAVLFIETSGCLPMCGHGTIGTITIAVEEGLITPKTPGIIRMEAPAGLVLISYKQEGKKVKSVKLVNVPSYLAAEGLEIECPDLGMLTIDVSYGGNFYAIVDPQENFPGLENYTADQLISWSRVLRQRINEKYTFVHPENPTINTCTHLLWAGKTISPEATARNAVFYGDKAIDRSPCGTGTSARMAQWHAKGNLKKGDQFIHESIIGSQFIGTVEDEVTLGGKPAIVPGIEGWAKVYGYNTIKIDDEDDPYAFGFQVI; encoded by the coding sequence ATGAATAAAACCTTTTTCTGTATAGATGCCCATACTTGTGGCAATCCTGTGAGGCTGGTTGCCGGCGGCGGACCAAACCTTGAGGGTGCTAATATGAGCGAAAAACGCCAGCATTTCCTGCGCGAATACGATTGGATACGCAAGGGATTAATGTTCGAACCCCGCGGGCACGACATGATGAGTGGAAGTATTCTTTACCCGCCGCACGATCCACAAAATGATGTTGCCGTGCTTTTTATAGAGACAAGCGGCTGTTTGCCTATGTGCGGGCATGGCACAATCGGCACCATTACCATTGCCGTAGAAGAAGGCCTGATCACACCAAAAACACCAGGTATTATCCGTATGGAAGCACCTGCCGGTTTGGTGCTGATCTCTTATAAACAGGAGGGTAAAAAGGTAAAATCGGTTAAGTTGGTAAATGTGCCATCGTACCTGGCAGCGGAAGGGTTAGAAATAGAATGTCCAGACCTGGGCATGTTAACCATTGATGTTAGCTACGGAGGCAATTTCTACGCGATTGTTGATCCGCAGGAGAATTTCCCGGGGTTGGAGAACTACACTGCAGATCAGTTAATATCGTGGAGCCGGGTACTGCGTCAGCGGATCAATGAGAAGTACACTTTTGTTCACCCGGAGAACCCAACTATTAACACCTGCACGCATTTGTTATGGGCAGGCAAAACCATTTCTCCCGAAGCTACAGCACGTAACGCGGTTTTTTATGGCGACAAAGCAATTGACCGTTCACCATGCGGTACGGGAACATCGGCCCGTATGGCTCAATGGCATGCAAAAGGTAATTTAAAGAAAGGAGATCAGTTCATTCATGAGAGTATCATTGGCAGTCAGTTTATTGGTACAGTAGAAGATGAAGTGACTTTAGGTGGTAAACCGGCAATTGTACCCGGGATAGAAGGGTGGGCCAAGGTATATGGATACAACACGATCAAAATTGATGATGAAGATGATCCGTATGCATTCGGTTTCCAGGTAATATAG
- a CDS encoding NAD(P)/FAD-dependent oxidoreductase: MKAIIIGGGIIGLFSAYYLNKAGWQVEVLEQGDLADNASYGNAGMIVPSHFVPLAAPGMVEQGIRWMFDSKSPFYVKPSLDPALIGWGLKFLKAANKKHVERSAEALRDLSLLSKKLYQEFDAEAGFNFGLEDKGIMMLFKTAKFEDEERHTAEKAQKLGLDAQYLSADECRALQPEVEMDVLGAVLYHCDAHLYPNKLMEGLVKLLENSGVIIHRNTTITEVKHQNGKITSVNSGNNTFTADKYVLAGGSWSAALGKLAGIKVPLMPGKGYSFMLPEPKQRMSIPSLLCEARVSVTPMNGSIRFGGTMEIGKLNNKINMNRVEGIVQSIPKYFPQFKPAIPEQKDIWYGFRPCSPDGLPYIGRTAKYSNLAVATGHGMMGLSLAPATGKLLAETLQEQAPSVNIGLFSADRYN; this comes from the coding sequence ATGAAAGCAATAATAATTGGTGGCGGTATAATCGGACTTTTTTCAGCATATTATCTCAATAAGGCCGGGTGGCAGGTAGAGGTTTTAGAACAGGGCGATCTGGCCGATAATGCCTCTTATGGCAACGCCGGGATGATCGTACCCAGCCACTTTGTGCCGCTTGCTGCACCAGGCATGGTAGAGCAGGGGATTCGCTGGATGTTTGATAGTAAAAGCCCGTTCTACGTAAAGCCCTCGTTGGACCCTGCGTTGATAGGCTGGGGATTAAAGTTTCTAAAGGCAGCAAATAAAAAGCATGTGGAGCGATCTGCTGAAGCGTTGCGTGACTTGTCTCTTCTAAGCAAAAAGCTTTATCAGGAGTTTGATGCAGAAGCAGGTTTTAATTTCGGACTTGAGGATAAAGGCATTATGATGCTTTTTAAGACAGCTAAATTTGAGGATGAAGAACGGCATACAGCCGAGAAAGCTCAAAAGCTGGGCTTAGATGCTCAATATTTATCTGCAGATGAATGCCGTGCATTGCAGCCGGAAGTTGAAATGGATGTATTGGGTGCCGTCCTCTATCACTGCGATGCGCACCTTTATCCTAATAAGCTGATGGAAGGGTTGGTAAAGCTTCTTGAAAACTCAGGCGTAATCATTCACCGCAACACCACCATTACAGAGGTTAAACACCAGAACGGTAAAATTACATCGGTAAATAGCGGCAATAACACGTTTACTGCCGATAAATATGTTTTAGCCGGCGGGTCGTGGTCGGCAGCATTGGGTAAGCTGGCAGGTATTAAGGTGCCGTTAATGCCAGGTAAAGGATATTCATTTATGCTGCCTGAGCCTAAACAGCGCATGAGCATTCCATCACTGCTTTGCGAGGCAAGGGTATCTGTGACACCTATGAATGGCAGTATACGTTTTGGTGGTACCATGGAAATAGGTAAGCTCAACAACAAGATTAACATGAACAGGGTAGAAGGTATTGTACAGTCAATACCTAAATACTTCCCGCAGTTTAAACCAGCCATTCCGGAGCAGAAAGATATTTGGTATGGTTTCAGGCCATGCTCGCCTGATGGATTACCGTATATAGGTCGCACAGCTAAGTACAGTAATTTGGCAGTAGCTACAGGACACGGCATGATGGGGCTTAGCCTGGCACCCGCAACAGGTAAATTACTGGCCGAGACACTGCAGGAGCAAGCACCTTCGGTAAATATCGGTCTGTTTTCCGCGGACCGTTACAATTGA
- a CDS encoding AraC family transcriptional regulator, producing the protein MKVLPFTIPVPDDSSIIVQEELLPHFYPHLHRHSEVQITWVIKGEGTLLAGSSMHSFTGGKIFVLGTNQPHLFKSSPEYFNEQPSLQIHALTIFFDPNGKLSSLFNLPEMKALKVFADGWQSGFTVPAERTHVLTDQMLAIQHASGASQLSMFISMLKDLSSISEPKMLSPMVNNYPLTDPEGMRIASVYNYIMHNFSREITLNEVAALVHLTPNAFCRYFKKHTRTTFVAFVNKVRVNEACKLLVNGGNNNIADVAYHCGFSSITNFNYVFRNTIGKAPRTYASEYAGATKA; encoded by the coding sequence ATGAAGGTATTGCCATTTACCATTCCTGTACCTGATGATAGCAGCATAATTGTGCAGGAAGAATTGTTACCGCATTTTTACCCGCACCTGCATCGCCATTCAGAAGTGCAGATAACCTGGGTAATAAAAGGGGAAGGCACACTGTTGGCTGGTAGCAGCATGCATAGTTTTACCGGAGGAAAGATATTCGTGTTAGGGACAAACCAGCCCCATCTATTTAAAAGTAGTCCGGAGTATTTTAACGAGCAGCCGTCCCTGCAAATACATGCGCTTACCATATTTTTTGATCCTAACGGAAAGCTTTCCTCATTATTTAATCTGCCGGAAATGAAAGCGCTTAAAGTTTTTGCAGACGGGTGGCAAAGCGGGTTTACAGTGCCGGCGGAGAGAACGCATGTATTAACCGATCAAATGCTTGCTATTCAGCATGCATCAGGTGCTTCGCAGTTATCCATGTTTATCAGCATGTTAAAAGACCTTAGTTCGATATCAGAACCAAAGATGTTGTCGCCAATGGTTAACAATTACCCGCTTACAGATCCGGAGGGTATGCGCATTGCATCAGTATATAACTATATAATGCACAACTTTAGCCGCGAGATAACGCTTAATGAAGTGGCAGCGTTAGTGCATCTTACACCAAATGCCTTTTGCCGGTACTTTAAAAAGCATACACGTACAACTTTCGTGGCTTTTGTGAACAAGGTTAGGGTAAACGAAGCTTGTAAGCTGCTGGTAAACGGTGGTAATAACAACATAGCAGATGTTGCGTATCATTGTGGATTTAGCAGTATTACTAATTTTAACTACGTTTTCAGAAACACAATAGGTAAGGCACCAAGAACTTACGCCAGCGAGTATGCAGGTGCAACCAAAGCCTAA
- a CDS encoding fatty acid desaturase produces MKRTDFVYSEESEPHRIRTKKILKQFPQLRKLIGKNPNTIWAIIGLVTFQVVMAWFLRDQSWWLVVGAAYLLGAFADHALFVMIHECTHQLLFKNRNANRWASMFANLPQILPSAISFEKYHIKHHSFQGIHELDADLPNRWEAKLISNSFVGKAIWLLFFPVFQLFRLSRLREIHPIDGWIITNFVIQVAFTTAIWYFMGWHSLTFLLLSFSFSVGLHPLGARWIQEHYLTHSAEQETYSYYGNLNVVAFNVGFHNEHHDFPSIPWNKLPEIKKTAPEYYETLHYHTSWTKLFFRFLFDREISLFNRILRKDRGRVAITDVSKPDAELTMQTKEAVA; encoded by the coding sequence ATGAAAAGAACAGATTTTGTATATTCAGAGGAGTCCGAACCACACCGGATCCGTACAAAAAAAATACTTAAGCAATTCCCGCAGTTAAGAAAACTGATAGGTAAAAACCCTAATACTATATGGGCTATTATTGGGTTGGTTACTTTCCAGGTTGTTATGGCCTGGTTCCTTCGTGATCAGTCGTGGTGGCTGGTTGTAGGTGCGGCTTACTTATTGGGCGCGTTTGCAGATCATGCATTGTTTGTAATGATACATGAGTGTACGCACCAGCTGCTGTTTAAAAACCGCAACGCAAACAGGTGGGCATCTATGTTTGCCAACCTACCGCAAATATTGCCAAGCGCTATTTCTTTTGAAAAATACCACATTAAGCACCACTCGTTCCAGGGTATTCACGAGTTGGATGCCGATCTTCCGAACCGCTGGGAAGCAAAACTGATCAGCAACTCTTTTGTGGGTAAAGCTATCTGGTTGTTATTCTTCCCGGTTTTCCAGTTGTTCCGTTTATCCCGTCTGCGCGAAATACACCCTATTGACGGTTGGATAATAACCAACTTTGTTATACAGGTGGCCTTTACTACCGCAATATGGTACTTTATGGGCTGGCATTCATTAACGTTTTTATTGCTGAGCTTCTCTTTTTCGGTTGGCCTTCACCCGCTGGGTGCACGCTGGATACAGGAACATTACCTTACCCACAGCGCAGAACAGGAAACTTACAGCTACTATGGCAACCTTAACGTTGTAGCATTTAACGTAGGCTTCCATAACGAACACCATGATTTCCCTTCTATCCCATGGAACAAGCTTCCGGAGATTAAGAAGACAGCGCCTGAGTATTACGAAACACTGCACTACCATACATCATGGACAAAGCTATTCTTCCGTTTTCTTTTTGACAGGGAGATCTCCCTGTTCAACCGGATACTGCGTAAGGACCGTGGTCGTGTAGCCATCACCGACGTAAGCAAGCCTGATGCTGAACTTACCATGCAAACAAAAGAAGCGGTAGCTTAA
- a CDS encoding EamA family transporter, whose protein sequence is MWWIFALLSALFAALTAIFAKVGIKGVDTDLATAIRTVVILMMAWGIVWFKGTASGFAGLTKTNWTFLILSGCATGLSWICYFKALQLGKVTQVAPVDKLSVALAIVLAAMFLKEPLTLKTGMGALLIIGGTFVLIF, encoded by the coding sequence ATGTGGTGGATATTCGCGCTTCTTTCTGCGCTGTTTGCAGCGCTTACAGCTATTTTCGCTAAAGTAGGCATCAAAGGTGTCGACACAGATTTAGCAACTGCTATACGCACGGTAGTAATACTGATGATGGCATGGGGAATTGTTTGGTTTAAAGGCACGGCAAGTGGCTTTGCGGGCCTCACTAAAACTAATTGGACGTTCCTGATTTTATCCGGATGTGCTACCGGCTTGTCCTGGATATGCTATTTTAAAGCACTGCAGCTGGGCAAAGTAACACAAGTTGCACCGGTAGACAAGCTGAGCGTGGCTTTAGCCATTGTGCTTGCAGCAATGTTTCTTAAAGAACCATTAACCCTTAAAACGGGCATGGGGGCATTGCTTATTATTGGCGGTACATTCGTATTGATATTCTAA
- a CDS encoding TonB-dependent receptor domain-containing protein: MRTAIYLLLVFSLFSLRLNAQTGTKGKISGKVIDAVSKQPVDYATVSVFKQGATSPFNGMSTDVKGTFNIENIPAGDYTITVDFLGYKKSTIDHVVITDAGNTAQVGTISLQPVSNQLQGVTITAKVPIIENRIDKMVYNAANDLTAQNGAAIDVLKKVPQVTVDLDGNVELQGQSNVRFLINGKPSSIFGASLADALQAIPASQIKSIEVITSPGAKYDAAGTGGIINIILKDSKVQGINGSVNASGGTRFQNGSFNFNARKGNFGLNAFFSGNAQLKTTGTNRNERNSSNPNDSTTSHLVQDGSNTSTRSGYQSGISLNWSITPKDELTGTVGFNHFGNHNYGFTDQQSEKFNADGDLISNLLSTRNSDSRFKTNATDVSLSYKKTFKNEGQELDVLYTTSYGKNTFSYFNEQDYITGGYQNSGSRSNNPGNDRETNISIDYTHPFGKTLTLEGGAKAVIENLKNVVNTDTLLADGSYVNNADQTYAFNYKRQIYASYFSVSASLFKNFLDVKGGLRNEYTKTSTDFSGVTIPSYNILAPSLVFSHKIGGTQSVKLSYSYRIERPNYGDLNPFYNIADPNNISTGNPNLKPEKGQQFELSYNKSFDGGANFSVGSFYRHNTADIQQFTTRYDTLDVNGRDYSNVLLTTRANIGTQSSVGGNLFASVPVTKKLSLRTNMFFVNRTNNNPIIGSVSGFTYRINLNASYQFPHDLAVEGFLNYNASQRNLQGVRPSFMFYNLALRKQFMNKKASLGLVAANPFTHYINQRSTTTGDGFDQVNIRRFPLQSFGISFSYKFGKLEFSKNKDGEKDREEGGGAPVPADR, encoded by the coding sequence ATGCGGACCGCAATTTACCTTCTACTTGTTTTCTCTTTGTTTTCTTTACGCCTAAACGCCCAAACAGGTACTAAGGGTAAAATTAGCGGTAAAGTTATAGATGCGGTGAGCAAACAACCGGTAGACTACGCAACCGTATCAGTATTTAAACAAGGGGCAACAAGTCCGTTCAACGGCATGAGTACAGATGTTAAAGGAACCTTTAATATTGAAAACATACCAGCCGGCGATTATACAATTACCGTTGATTTTCTTGGGTATAAAAAGAGCACGATAGATCACGTTGTTATTACTGATGCGGGTAATACCGCCCAGGTAGGTACCATATCATTGCAGCCGGTATCCAACCAACTGCAGGGCGTTACAATTACCGCAAAAGTGCCCATTATAGAAAACCGTATAGATAAGATGGTGTATAACGCGGCTAATGACCTTACCGCGCAGAACGGCGCCGCTATAGATGTGTTAAAGAAAGTGCCTCAGGTAACTGTGGACCTGGACGGTAACGTGGAGCTGCAGGGACAGTCCAACGTACGTTTCCTTATCAATGGGAAACCATCAAGCATTTTCGGGGCAAGCCTTGCAGATGCCTTGCAGGCCATTCCGGCCAGCCAGATCAAAAGTATAGAGGTGATCACCAGCCCGGGTGCCAAGTACGATGCGGCCGGTACCGGTGGTATCATCAACATTATATTAAAGGATAGCAAGGTGCAGGGCATTAATGGGAGCGTAAATGCATCAGGCGGTACCAGGTTCCAAAACGGATCATTCAACTTTAACGCCCGTAAAGGCAACTTTGGCCTGAACGCTTTTTTTAGCGGCAACGCGCAGCTTAAAACTACCGGTACAAACAGGAACGAGCGTAATTCCAGCAACCCTAATGATAGTACAACCAGCCACCTTGTACAAGACGGCAGCAATACATCAACACGAAGTGGTTATCAGTCAGGCATCAGTCTAAATTGGAGCATTACACCAAAAGACGAACTGACCGGTACAGTAGGTTTTAATCATTTCGGCAACCATAATTACGGGTTTACTGATCAGCAAAGCGAAAAGTTTAATGCTGACGGTGATTTAATATCCAATTTGTTAAGCACACGTAACTCGGATAGCCGTTTCAAAACCAATGCTACCGATGTAAGCCTTAGCTATAAAAAGACTTTTAAAAATGAAGGGCAGGAACTTGATGTATTATATACCACCAGCTACGGTAAAAACACTTTCTCCTACTTTAACGAGCAGGATTATATAACAGGTGGTTACCAAAACAGCGGCAGCAGGAGTAACAACCCGGGTAACGACAGAGAAACTAACATCTCGATAGATTACACCCACCCTTTCGGCAAAACATTAACGCTTGAAGGTGGCGCTAAAGCTGTGATAGAGAACTTAAAGAATGTTGTAAATACCGACACCTTACTGGCAGATGGCAGCTACGTTAACAACGCTGATCAAACCTACGCGTTTAACTACAAGCGCCAGATATATGCTTCATACTTTTCGGTATCTGCATCCTTGTTCAAAAATTTTCTGGATGTAAAAGGTGGCTTGCGCAACGAGTATACCAAAACCTCTACAGACTTCTCGGGTGTTACCATACCTAGTTACAACATATTAGCACCTTCTCTTGTGTTCTCGCATAAGATTGGCGGAACGCAGTCTGTAAAGCTGAGCTATTCTTACCGTATAGAACGCCCTAATTATGGGGATCTTAACCCGTTTTATAACATTGCCGACCCTAACAACATCAGTACAGGTAATCCCAATTTAAAGCCCGAAAAAGGCCAGCAATTTGAATTGTCGTACAATAAATCTTTCGACGGTGGCGCCAACTTCTCTGTAGGTAGTTTTTACCGCCATAACACAGCCGATATACAGCAGTTCACAACCAGGTACGACACGCTTGATGTTAACGGGCGCGATTACTCTAACGTGCTGTTAACCACACGTGCCAACATTGGTACACAATCATCTGTTGGGGGTAACTTGTTTGCATCTGTACCAGTTACAAAAAAATTAAGCTTACGCACAAACATGTTTTTTGTTAACCGCACCAACAATAATCCTATAATTGGTTCGGTAAGCGGTTTTACCTACCGTATAAACCTTAATGCCAGCTACCAGTTCCCGCATGACCTGGCGGTGGAGGGCTTTCTTAATTACAACGCATCACAACGCAACTTGCAGGGTGTACGCCCATCCTTTATGTTCTACAACCTCGCTTTGCGTAAGCAGTTCATGAACAAAAAGGCCAGCCTTGGCCTGGTTGCCGCAAATCCGTTCACCCACTATATTAATCAACGATCAACCACAACTGGCGATGGTTTCGACCAGGTAAATATCAGGCGTTTCCCGCTGCAATCATTCGGTATATCGTTCAGCTACAAGTTTGGTAAACTGGAGTTCTCCAAAAACAAGGACGGAGAAAAAGACAGGGAAGAAGGCGGTGGCGCTCCGGTACCGGCCGATAGATAG